Below is a genomic region from Anaerolineales bacterium.
CAACGATTCACCACCTGTTGGACGACGCTGCCCCTTGCCCCGATTGACCGGCCTGCACGACTCCATTAGAATGATTGCACGGGAGCATTGGTTGCCGAAAACAATCGTTTTGTTGACGGATTTTGGAACGCAGGACGCATACGTCGGCATCATGAAAGGCGTCATCGCCGGGATCGATGCGCAAGCGCGCATGATCGATCTTTCGCACAACATTCCACCCGGCGACATCCATCGTGCCGCGTTTGAATTGTGGCGAGCTGTCAACTACTTTCCCAAGGACAGCATCTATCTCACCGTCGTAGACCCCGGCGTGGGGACGACGCGGCGGTCCATCGCAGTCAGGTGGTCCAGCTTCGCCGCCGTCGGCCCGGATAACGGCGTCTTCTCCTATCTCTACGTTCACGAAAATCCACTCGCCGCCGTTGAACTGACGAACACCGCTTATCATCTCAATCCCACCAGTCAGACTTTCCACGGTCGGGATATTTTCGCTCCCGTCGCGGCGCATCTCTCCAGCGGCGTGCGATTCAAAGACGTAGGCAAACCGATCGAGCATCCCATCCGTTTCCCCATGCCGTTACTCCAGGTCGAACGAGGACCGACGATTCGCGGCGCGATCATGCACGCCGATCGCTTCGGAAATCTCATCACCAGCATCGGCTTTCTGAAGCACGAGGGTAAAACGCTCACTTTCGATCCCTGGCTGCCCGAGTTGCCCAGCATCACTTTTAAAGGAGAGCCGCACGTCTATCTGAAGAATCATTATCCGCTTCCGATCCATTCGACGTTCATGGAAGTCCCGGAGGGACGCCCCGTGGCCTACATCGGCAGCTCGGGCCTGTTGGAAATCGCCATCAACGCCGGAAACGCAGCCGATACGTTGAAACTATCTCCCGAACAGCGAGTATTACTCCACTGAGAGGAGCGTCATGCCCAGTTTTCTAATCGAAGGCCGTCATCCGCTTCAAGGCGAGGTAACCCCTTCCGGCAACAAGAACGCCGCGCTTCCCCTGTTGACCGCGTGCCTGCTCACCGACGAAGCCGTCACACTGCACAACGTGCCCTCCATCGGCGACGTGAGTACCATGCGTCTGCTTTTGGAGAGCCTGGGGCTTAAGATCGAACTGCTCGGCCCCAATTCCTGGAGACTTCAGGCCCAACAAGTGCGCCTTGCCGATTTGGATCCGGATCTCTGCCGCAGCATCCGCGCCTCCATCTTGCTGGCCGGTCCGATGTTGGCCCGAACAAGAAGCATCGACATGCCGCCACCGGGTGGAGATGTGATCGGAAGGCGGAGAGTCGATACCCATTTGCTGGCCCTGCAAGCGCTTGGTGCAGAAGTCGAATATCAGGACAGGGAGATCAAACTCTCCACTCCCGGCAGGTTACAGGGCACCGAAGTCTTGTTGGACGAAGCGAGCGTGACCGCAACGGAAAACACGATCATGGCCGCCGTCACCGCAGCAGGCAACACAGTCGTTCGCAACGCAGCCTCCGAACCACACGTACAGGACCTGTGTAATTTCCTCAATACGCTCGGCGCGAAGATCGAGAACATCGGGTCGAACACCCTGCTGATCCACGGAGTCGATCGATTGCACGGCGGTGAATTTACCATCGGCCCTGATTACCTCGAGGTCGCCAGTTTCATCGGCGCGGCGATCGTGACCGGTGGAGAGGTGACCATCCGGAAAGCCGCCCCACAGCATTTGAGCATGGCGCGCCTCGTGCTGGGACGTCTCGGAGTCCATTGGGACGTCGTTGGCGAAGACATCTTCGTGCCGGCCGAACAAGATCTGACCATCGAGCAAGACGTGGGCGGGAAAATCCCCCAAATCAACGTCATGCCCTGGCCGGCCTTCCCGACAGACCTGATGAGCGTCGCCATCGTCATCGCCTCGCAGTCCAACGGAACCGTGCTCTTCCACGATTGGATGTTCGAGACGCGCATGTTCTTCACCGACAAATTGGTCTCCATGGGGGCACGCATCATCCTTTGCGACCCCCATCGCTGCATCGTGCAAGGCCCGAGTCCCCTCGTTGGCGAAACGCTGGAGAGCCCCGACATCCGCGCCGGACTGGCGCTTACCCTCGCCGCGCTCGCTGCCAAGGGCACTTCGCACATTCGCAACATCAGTCAGATCGAACGGGGATACGAACGGATCGACGATAAACTGCGTTCCCTGGGCGGCCACATTCACCGCCTGGAGGACTGATTCACAGCATCAGGACTTCACGCTTCGACTGCGGGTTTGTTTTCGTCGATTCGCAAAGGGGCGTTGAGCTGCTCATCCGGATGGCTCAACTCATCTGGGTGAGCGAATCGGCACGGATGACTTCCTCCGCCAAACTGCGGTAGGCGTCTGCAACGGAACTGCGAGGTCTGTAGGCAAGCACGGACTTCCTCGCCGCCGGCGCAGCCATGACCGCTTCATCGACATCGATCACCGTTTGAAAGACTCTCTCCTGAAAGACCGCGCGCAATTCCGTCACCACCAGCCGGGAATGCTCCGAATCACGCCGGAACATGGTTGGCAAGAGGCCGAGCAAATCCAGGTCCGGATGCACCCGTTTCTGCACCAGCCATACCGTCTCCAACAGCGCCCGGATGCCGCGCATCGCCAGGTATTGACAACCCACGGGAACCAGGAGTTCGTCTGCGGCCACCAGGCCGTTGACGGTCAACAAACCCAGGCTGGGAGGGGTATCGATAAGCACGAAATCCACTGCGTCGGATTTATCCCCGATCGCCTGGCGCAGTCGCTGTGTGGAATGCTTGAAGCGGGTCAGCGAATAATCCGCCGCAGCCAGGTCGACACCCGCCGGTACGAGCCACAGCCGCTCTTCTATCGGCTGAACGACCCGCTCCAGGGTCACATCGTCGTCCATCAACAATGCGTAGGTCGAGGTCTTGAGTTGATAGGGATCGACTCCGAAACTGGCCGTCAATCCGGCCTGCGGATCGATGTCGATCAACAGCACGCGTCGATCACGCTCGGCCAGCGCCGCGCCCAGATTGATGACGGTGGTCGTCTTTCCGACGCCGCCTTTCTGATTCGCCACCACGATCACGCGCCCCATGGGCGTGAGTATAGTGCACCCATGTCGACCAAGCAATACGAGCGCCAAGGATAGGACCCGGCCGCTCCACGATGATTACACTGCCAATTGACCACGAACGGCCCATACGGTATAATCCTCCGGCGCTGTTAACGCAGCTCGATATGACATTTATTGGATGTTTGGATAGGATCAAATGCCAAAGCGAACGTATCAACCGAAAAAACGCCGCCGGTTACGGGTTCACGGATTCCGCAGTCGAATGAAGACACGCGGTGGTCGTGATGTTCTCAAAGCACGACGCCAGAAAGGCCGGCACCGTCTTTCCGTCCGGATGAATCAGCACGTTAAAAAGGTCAACTGGAAAGCTTAGCCAAGCGATCATACGAGAGACGGTTGCCTACCCGACAGATAAGCTATTCAGACCAGATGGATGAACCGGAAACATCGGCTCAAAAGTACGTCCGATTTCAAGCGGGTGCGGCGTAATGGGAAATCTTATGCCCACCCGCTCGTTATTCTGCTCGCCTGCTCGAACGATCGTGCAGTGATCCGTTTCGGCGTGCAGGCCGGCAAAGCGGTGGGAAATGCCGTACGACGCAATCGTGCCAAGCGTAAGCTGCGCAGTGCAATTCAGAAGTACCTGCCCGGCCTTCAACGTGGATGGGACGCGATCTTCATCGCCCGTCCTCCGCTGAACGAAGCGGACTGGACCGCGGTCCACACTGCGGTGAGAGAATTACTTACCCGAGCGGGAATGTTGGTGGATAATGATGGACAGTGAATATAGGAAAGTAACCGGAACAGAACACGAACCAGACCTTACCGAAATTCCGTTCACCCTGCGGAATCTGCCTAGCTTGTCCGCACTCGCCCTCATTCGCCTTTACCAGAATACGTTTGCCCGGTTGATCCCCGTCGAGGTATGCCGCTTTCAACCGACCTGCTCGCATTATGGGTACCAGGCGATCGTCAAATACGGGCTGTTCAAGGGCGGTTGGATGGCGATCCGCCGCATCATGCGCTGCAATCCTCTTAACCCGGGTGGATTTGACCCGGTGCCATAGGTGTTCAATGTCGAAACTCTTTCGTAAAAAACTCTACGTTGCAACCATTCTCAGCCTGCTGCTCATCGCTCCGCTTCTGTTAACGGGTTGCAGTGGAAGCGTTTTCGCGGCGTCCAGCTGGCCCGGTCTGACGATCGAAGGATCGACGTTCTACGTCGCCTATGGGCCTGCCGTATATGCCATCGACGTGGAGAGCGGAAATGAACTCTGGCGCTTCCCTGCTGAACCGGACCGCACGCTCAGCTTCTACGCGCCTCCTGCGGTGACCGACGGCAGTTTGGTGATTGTCGGCGGCTACGACAATGGAGTATATGCACTCGACGCGGAAACGGGCTCCTCTTCATGGGCTTCCGCATTCCAAGACGCCAAAGACCGCATCATCGGATCTCCGCTGATCGTGGGCAATTTGGTGCTGGTGCCGTCGGCAGACGGCCGGTTATACGCCCTCGATGTTGATTCCGGCGAACCGGTCTGGGATGAGCCGTTCCAGGCGTCCGAAGACCCGGGACCGCTCTGGTCGTCCCCGATCGTCGATGAGCAGACCATCTACCTCGCATCTCTCGACCATCATGTCTACGCCATCGATCTTTCCAGCGGGAAAGAAATATGGCGGACGGTGGACCTCGGCGGTGCGATTTCCGACTCGCCGACGCTCAGCGACGGCCTGATCCTGGTGGGAACCTTCGGCGAATCACTGGTCGCCATTGACACGATGGACGGATCGGTTCAATGGACGTATGAGACCGCCGGCTGGGTTTGGAGCAGCCCCGTGGTTTTCGACGGCGTTGCCTACTTTGGCGATACCACAGGCATCGCCTACGCCGTCGAAGCTGAAAATGGCAACGAACTTTGGCAGAAGACGATCGACGGTTCCATCGGGGCTTCCCCTGCCGTCGACGAGAACGGTGTTTACTTCGTCACCGAAACCGGAGTCGTACACGCAGCCGACCCGTCCTCCGGTGGTGCAGTCTGGCCGAACGAT
It encodes:
- a CDS encoding SAM-dependent chlorinase/fluorinase, coding for MPKTIVLLTDFGTQDAYVGIMKGVIAGIDAQARMIDLSHNIPPGDIHRAAFELWRAVNYFPKDSIYLTVVDPGVGTTRRSIAVRWSSFAAVGPDNGVFSYLYVHENPLAAVELTNTAYHLNPTSQTFHGRDIFAPVAAHLSSGVRFKDVGKPIEHPIRFPMPLLQVERGPTIRGAIMHADRFGNLITSIGFLKHEGKTLTFDPWLPELPSITFKGEPHVYLKNHYPLPIHSTFMEVPEGRPVAYIGSSGLLEIAINAGNAADTLKLSPEQRVLLH
- the murA gene encoding UDP-N-acetylglucosamine 1-carboxyvinyltransferase, translated to MPSFLIEGRHPLQGEVTPSGNKNAALPLLTACLLTDEAVTLHNVPSIGDVSTMRLLLESLGLKIELLGPNSWRLQAQQVRLADLDPDLCRSIRASILLAGPMLARTRSIDMPPPGGDVIGRRRVDTHLLALQALGAEVEYQDREIKLSTPGRLQGTEVLLDEASVTATENTIMAAVTAAGNTVVRNAASEPHVQDLCNFLNTLGAKIENIGSNTLLIHGVDRLHGGEFTIGPDYLEVASFIGAAIVTGGEVTIRKAAPQHLSMARLVLGRLGVHWDVVGEDIFVPAEQDLTIEQDVGGKIPQINVMPWPAFPTDLMSVAIVIASQSNGTVLFHDWMFETRMFFTDKLVSMGARIILCDPHRCIVQGPSPLVGETLESPDIRAGLALTLAALAAKGTSHIRNISQIERGYERIDDKLRSLGGHIHRLED
- a CDS encoding AAA family ATPase, which translates into the protein MANQKGGVGKTTTVINLGAALAERDRRVLLIDIDPQAGLTASFGVDPYQLKTSTYALLMDDDVTLERVVQPIEERLWLVPAGVDLAAADYSLTRFKHSTQRLRQAIGDKSDAVDFVLIDTPPSLGLLTVNGLVAADELLVPVGCQYLAMRGIRALLETVWLVQKRVHPDLDLLGLLPTMFRRDSEHSRLVVTELRAVFQERVFQTVIDVDEAVMAAPAARKSVLAYRPRSSVADAYRSLAEEVIRADSLTQMS
- the rpmH gene encoding 50S ribosomal protein L34, with translation MPKRTYQPKKRRRLRVHGFRSRMKTRGGRDVLKARRQKGRHRLSVRMNQHVKKVNWKA
- the rnpA gene encoding ribonuclease P protein component, which encodes MNRKHRLKSTSDFKRVRRNGKSYAHPLVILLACSNDRAVIRFGVQAGKAVGNAVRRNRAKRKLRSAIQKYLPGLQRGWDAIFIARPPLNEADWTAVHTAVRELLTRAGMLVDNDGQ
- the yidD gene encoding membrane protein insertion efficiency factor YidD, with product MDSEYRKVTGTEHEPDLTEIPFTLRNLPSLSALALIRLYQNTFARLIPVEVCRFQPTCSHYGYQAIVKYGLFKGGWMAIRRIMRCNPLNPGGFDPVP
- a CDS encoding PQQ-binding-like beta-propeller repeat protein, whose translation is MSKLFRKKLYVATILSLLLIAPLLLTGCSGSVFAASSWPGLTIEGSTFYVAYGPAVYAIDVESGNELWRFPAEPDRTLSFYAPPAVTDGSLVIVGGYDNGVYALDAETGSSSWASAFQDAKDRIIGSPLIVGNLVLVPSADGRLYALDVDSGEPVWDEPFQASEDPGPLWSSPIVDEQTIYLASLDHHVYAIDLSSGKEIWRTVDLGGAISDSPTLSDGLILVGTFGESLVAIDTMDGSVQWTYETAGWVWSSPVVFDGVAYFGDTTGIAYAVEAENGNELWQKTIDGSIGASPAVDENGVYFVTETGVVHAADPSSGGAVWPNDTTLEGKLLSDPVLYNGQLFLGAIAPECMVYAVDIDSGRSGCFFSPEEQ